In a genomic window of Myxococcales bacterium:
- a CDS encoding metallophosphoesterase family protein, whose amino-acid sequence MLRHLLLIGDVHAETTRLGHLLARARATAPDAILCVGDIVDGAEDAAACVAQLAEHGVVTVRGNHERWYLDDRALATPPLPAAEHAWLAALPATRHLDTVAGPLLLCHGVGADDMQRLRPDDEGYALASNFALEELVADGVYRWFVGGHTHEPMVRRFGALTVLNPGTLCRDNAPGALEVDLGRGRGIWLRVELDGVTALRSFELALGSP is encoded by the coding sequence GTGCTGCGCCACCTGCTGTTGATCGGCGACGTCCACGCCGAGACCACCCGGCTGGGTCACTTGCTGGCCCGGGCCCGGGCCACCGCGCCCGACGCGATCCTGTGCGTGGGCGACATCGTCGACGGCGCCGAGGACGCGGCCGCGTGCGTGGCCCAGCTGGCCGAGCACGGCGTGGTGACCGTGCGCGGCAACCACGAGCGCTGGTACCTGGACGATCGCGCGCTGGCCACGCCGCCGCTGCCGGCGGCCGAGCACGCGTGGCTGGCGGCGCTGCCGGCGACCCGCCACCTCGACACCGTCGCCGGGCCGCTGCTCTTGTGCCACGGCGTCGGCGCCGACGACATGCAGCGGCTGCGCCCCGACGACGAGGGCTACGCCCTGGCCTCGAACTTCGCCCTCGAGGAGCTGGTCGCCGACGGCGTCTACCGCTGGTTCGTCGGCGGCCACACCCACGAGCCGATGGTGCGCCGGTTCGGCGCGCTGACCGTGCTCAACCCCGGCACGCTGTGCCGCGACAACGCGCCCGGCGCGCTCGAGGTCGACCTCGGCCGCGGCCGCGGCATTTGGCTACGGGTCGAGCTCGACGGCGTCACCGCCCTGCGCAGCTTCGAGCTGGCCCTGGGCAGCCCGTAG
- a CDS encoding FAD-binding protein, producing the protein MATVRNFGRNLRFTPAAIARPRDRDEVRALVRAARRLRAVGAAHSWSPAIVTDGTLVSLERMRAPIALDRARMQVTVQGGMRLFELNAHLADHGLALASLGSIDQQGVAGVIATGTHGSGARFPCISAGVARLELVDGRGDVVTLARGDADFAGAVVGLGALGVVTAVTFDVVPAFQLHDVTGRASFADAVAGLDAAVAASDHYKLWWLPPGDEVIVYDRRRTDRPADDSPLRRFIKDRVVSVGVYRTLVAVGQLSGRRWIPGINRFLTREAGRPLDRVVPSAIGFLTPVPPVHREAEWAFDARTAAALLPAYRAELTAVGHTYNFIQEIRWSAADDLWLSPGYQRDTVWLSLYNIDRRNWAAQLERFEAFARAHGGRPHWGKEATFDRAYLRQQYPRLDAFAALAARFDPERKFRNPWLDAILDG; encoded by the coding sequence ATGGCTACCGTCCGCAACTTCGGCCGCAACCTGCGGTTCACGCCGGCGGCGATCGCGCGGCCCCGCGATCGCGACGAGGTGCGCGCGCTCGTCCGCGCGGCGCGGCGGCTGCGGGCGGTCGGCGCGGCCCACTCGTGGTCGCCGGCGATCGTCACCGACGGCACGCTGGTGTCGCTCGAGCGGATGCGCGCGCCGATCGCGCTCGACCGCGCGCGCATGCAGGTGACGGTGCAGGGCGGGATGCGCCTGTTCGAGCTCAACGCGCACCTGGCCGATCACGGCCTGGCGCTGGCCAGCCTGGGCTCGATCGATCAGCAGGGCGTGGCTGGGGTGATCGCCACCGGCACCCACGGCAGCGGCGCGCGGTTCCCGTGCATCAGCGCCGGGGTCGCGCGGCTCGAGCTGGTCGACGGCCGCGGCGACGTGGTCACGCTGGCCCGGGGCGACGCTGACTTCGCCGGCGCGGTGGTCGGCCTCGGCGCGCTCGGCGTCGTCACCGCGGTCACGTTCGACGTGGTGCCGGCGTTCCAGCTCCACGACGTCACCGGCCGGGCCTCGTTCGCCGACGCGGTGGCCGGGCTCGACGCCGCGGTCGCGGCCAGCGATCACTACAAGCTGTGGTGGCTGCCGCCCGGCGACGAGGTGATCGTCTACGACCGGCGCCGGACCGATCGCCCCGCCGACGACTCGCCGCTGCGCCGGTTCATCAAGGACCGGGTGGTGTCGGTCGGCGTCTACCGGACGCTGGTCGCGGTCGGGCAGCTCAGCGGCCGGCGCTGGATCCCCGGCATCAACCGGTTCCTGACCCGCGAGGCCGGGCGCCCGCTCGACCGGGTCGTGCCGAGCGCGATCGGGTTCCTGACGCCGGTGCCGCCGGTCCACCGCGAGGCCGAGTGGGCGTTCGACGCGCGCACCGCGGCGGCGCTGTTGCCGGCCTACCGCGCCGAGCTCACCGCCGTCGGGCACACCTACAACTTCATCCAGGAGATCCGCTGGAGCGCGGCCGACGACCTGTGGCTGTCGCCGGGGTACCAGCGCGACACCGTGTGGCTGTCCCTCTACAACATCGATCGGCGCAACTGGGCGGCGCAGCTCGAGCGGTTCGAGGCGTTCGCGCGCGCCCACGGCGGGCGCCCGCACTGGGGCAAGGAGGCGACGTTCGATCGCGCCTACCTGCGCCAGCAGTACCCGCGCCTCGACGCCTTCGCGGCGCTGGCGGCCCGGTTCGATCCCGAGCGCAAGTTCCGCAACCCCTGGCTCGACGCGATCCTCGACGGGTGA